In Halomonas alkalicola, the following proteins share a genomic window:
- a CDS encoding ATP-binding protein, translating into MSMSLKFRLLMTGLVVPWLLMLLIAATTLSLHRSHHDELLRARLDHAVDLLAPQLGSADDALQREATAARLLELDEVRALGIIDARGETLLQLGRLRSPPGLPRDGHRHLEQQATEWRLQAPLSGTEPTWLVLDVDASRLLLGHYRQIGLTALLLGIAALLLGGLTFATHRRLSPPLQAVDEALSRLAQGESPPELAPSPGELAGLTERVNALASHLARAGLETQRQIEQATAELEESMETIEVQSIELDIAHRRAVEANRIKSEFLANMSHEIRTPLNGIIGFCRLLDRSRLEPRQREWLEHVQRASSNLLMLVNDVLDFSKLEAGRLELERLPLDMVALVDEVLGLQAPLAHQKELQLLGLVYDDVPSVLTGDPMRIQQVLTNLVHNAVKFTRQGEVVVRVMVEQADPGRVILRISVTDTGIGLSAERQRRLFQAFQQAEPSHSREFGGSGLGLTICRQLVEQMGGEIGVESEPGQGATFSFTLPLEGSDLSERPPELQLDGQRVLIEEPHPATRRALRHLFSRWGAQPLDDTTPPPQNASPALLVASLPHTPLTPDEASAWQHRLAELGCPTLLLANASPLDLPSLPLPHGGEILAKPVARATLANAVAGFLDAGEGSTQAAPRGLPPPSVLRLLAVDDTESNRLLLRELVAGPGIEVSLAASGEEALALARKHPFDLVLMDIRMPGMDGVAATRALRRLGGPWRTTPVVAVTAHVLEEERRRLLASGLDDVLVKPVDAGELRSALRRHLDVTLPEGDEAASPAREEAPVLIADDGELPTVDLELGARLAGGRVALARELLERLAEGLDDNEAALRRALDEGDDEALLDGIHALNGACRYCGAPRLGLIAESLETRLRTRGREAVIPLMDDLFAAMADLRAWAKPQARPDDS; encoded by the coding sequence ATGTCGATGTCCCTGAAGTTCCGCCTGCTGATGACCGGCCTGGTCGTCCCCTGGCTGTTGATGCTGCTGATTGCCGCCACGACCCTGTCGCTGCACCGCTCGCACCACGACGAGCTGCTGCGGGCTCGTCTCGATCACGCCGTCGACCTGCTCGCGCCCCAGCTGGGCAGCGCCGATGATGCCCTCCAGCGGGAGGCCACGGCGGCGCGGCTGCTGGAACTCGACGAGGTTCGCGCACTCGGCATCATCGATGCCCGAGGCGAGACGCTGCTTCAGCTGGGCCGGCTGCGCTCGCCGCCCGGCCTGCCGCGCGACGGCCACCGGCACCTCGAACAGCAGGCCACCGAATGGCGACTGCAGGCGCCGCTGTCCGGGACCGAACCAACCTGGCTGGTGCTCGACGTGGATGCCAGCCGACTGCTGCTCGGCCACTATCGCCAGATCGGCCTGACGGCCCTGCTGCTGGGGATTGCCGCCCTGCTGCTGGGGGGGCTGACCTTCGCCACCCACCGGCGTCTCTCCCCTCCCCTGCAAGCCGTGGATGAGGCCCTCTCCCGACTGGCCCAGGGCGAGAGCCCCCCCGAGCTTGCCCCCTCGCCCGGCGAGCTGGCCGGCCTGACCGAACGGGTCAACGCCCTGGCCAGCCACCTTGCCCGGGCGGGCCTGGAGACGCAGCGCCAGATCGAGCAGGCCACCGCCGAGCTCGAGGAGTCCATGGAGACCATCGAGGTCCAGAGCATCGAACTGGACATCGCCCACCGCCGCGCCGTGGAGGCCAACCGCATCAAGTCGGAATTCCTGGCCAACATGAGCCACGAGATCCGCACCCCGCTGAACGGCATCATCGGCTTCTGCCGCCTGCTTGACCGCTCGCGGCTGGAGCCCCGTCAGCGCGAGTGGCTGGAGCACGTCCAGCGCGCCTCCAGCAACCTGCTGATGCTGGTCAACGACGTGCTCGACTTCTCCAAGCTCGAGGCCGGGCGCCTGGAACTCGAGCGGCTGCCGCTGGACATGGTCGCCCTGGTGGACGAGGTGCTGGGCCTGCAGGCACCGCTGGCCCACCAGAAGGAGCTGCAGCTGCTGGGCCTGGTGTATGACGATGTGCCCAGCGTGCTCACCGGCGACCCGATGCGCATCCAGCAGGTGCTCACCAACCTGGTGCACAACGCGGTGAAGTTCACCCGGCAGGGCGAGGTGGTGGTGCGGGTGATGGTGGAGCAGGCCGACCCCGGCCGGGTCATCCTGCGGATCAGCGTCACCGACACCGGCATCGGCCTCTCCGCGGAGCGTCAGCGCCGCCTGTTCCAGGCCTTCCAGCAGGCCGAGCCCAGCCACTCCCGGGAGTTCGGCGGCAGCGGGCTGGGGCTGACCATCTGCCGCCAGCTGGTGGAGCAGATGGGCGGCGAGATCGGCGTGGAGAGCGAGCCCGGCCAGGGCGCCACCTTCTCCTTCACCCTGCCGCTGGAAGGCAGCGACCTCAGCGAGCGGCCACCCGAGCTGCAGCTGGACGGGCAGAGGGTCCTGATCGAGGAGCCCCACCCCGCCACTCGCCGCGCCCTGCGCCATCTCTTTTCCCGCTGGGGCGCCCAACCGCTGGACGACACGACCCCACCACCCCAGAACGCGTCCCCGGCCCTGCTGGTCGCCAGCCTGCCCCACACGCCGCTGACCCCGGATGAGGCGTCGGCCTGGCAGCACCGACTGGCCGAGCTGGGCTGCCCGACGCTGCTGCTGGCCAATGCCAGCCCGCTCGACCTGCCCAGCCTGCCGCTGCCCCACGGCGGCGAGATCCTTGCCAAGCCGGTGGCCAGGGCTACCCTGGCTAACGCCGTGGCGGGCTTCCTGGACGCAGGCGAGGGTTCGACACAGGCCGCCCCGCGGGGGCTGCCGCCCCCCTCTGTGCTGCGCCTGCTGGCGGTGGATGACACCGAGTCGAATCGTCTGCTGCTGCGTGAGCTGGTGGCAGGCCCCGGCATCGAGGTCAGCCTGGCCGCCAGCGGCGAGGAGGCCCTGGCCCTGGCACGAAAGCACCCCTTCGACCTGGTGCTGATGGATATCCGCATGCCCGGCATGGACGGCGTGGCCGCCACTCGGGCGCTGCGCCGCCTGGGCGGCCCCTGGCGCACCACCCCGGTGGTGGCGGTCACCGCCCACGTGCTGGAGGAGGAGCGCCGCCGGCTGCTGGCCAGCGGGCTGGATGATGTGCTGGTGAAGCCGGTGGACGCCGGAGAGCTGCGCAGCGCCCTGCGCCGGCATCTGGATGTCACGCTGCCGGAGGGCGACGAGGCCGCCTCGCCAGCGCGGGAGGAGGCGCCCGTGCTGATCGCCGATGACGGCGAGCTGCCCACGGTGGACCTGGAGCTCGGCGCACGGCTGGCGGGGGGGCGGGTGGCGCTTGCCAGGGAGCTGCTGGAGCGCCTGGCGGAGGGACTCGACGACAATGAGGCCGCCCTGCGCCGCGCCCTGGACGAGGGCGACGATGAGGCGCTGCTGGACGGCATCCACGCCCTCAACGGGGCCTGCCGCTACTGCGGGGCCCCGCGGCTGGGGCTGATCGCCGAGTCCCTGGAGACCCGGCTGCGCACCCGTGGCCGGGAGGCGGTGATACCACTGATGGACGACCTCTTCGCCGCCATGGCGGACCTGCGCGCCTGGGCGAAGCCGCAGGCCAGACCCGACGACAGCTAA
- the acpS gene encoding holo-ACP synthase, with translation MILGIGTDIARVERFERAQARHGERLALRLLGELERERLAGHPAPAAFLAKRFAAKEAFVKALGTGLRLGMRWTEIQVTNDALGRPSLLLSGKAHEMALAAGVRATHLSISDEEALAIAFVVLEG, from the coding sequence ATGATCCTCGGCATCGGCACCGATATCGCCAGGGTCGAGCGCTTCGAGCGGGCGCAGGCGCGGCACGGCGAGCGTCTGGCGCTGCGGCTGCTGGGCGAGCTGGAGCGCGAGCGCCTGGCGGGCCATCCGGCGCCGGCGGCCTTCCTGGCCAAGCGCTTCGCCGCCAAGGAGGCCTTCGTCAAGGCGCTGGGGACCGGCCTGCGGCTGGGCATGCGCTGGACCGAGATCCAGGTCACCAACGATGCCCTAGGCCGGCCCTCACTGCTGCTGTCGGGCAAGGCCCACGAGATGGCGCTGGCCGCCGGGGTGCGGGCGACCCACCTGTCGATCAGCGACGAGGAGGCCCTGGCGATCGCCTTCGTGGTCCTGGAAGGTTAG
- the recO gene encoding DNA repair protein RecO has product MTPEPAFLLHRRPYRETSALVELLTLHHGRVRAVAQGVQRPGSRSRGRLQPFAPLYLTWTGGGELKRLRLIESRGSAALLAGEGLLCGLYANELLTRTLPVELPVAEVFAFYTALLEALPRPDARAAGLRRLEVALLEALDALPRFTTPDGGELDPQSRYVLDAASRAFRPGKPGLDGRTLRLLAAGDWDAPGLAGPAKAVTRAALAPLLGARPLRSRELMAQLAQRRRAGSH; this is encoded by the coding sequence ATGACGCCTGAACCGGCCTTTCTGCTGCACCGGCGCCCTTACCGGGAGACCAGCGCCCTGGTGGAGCTGCTGACCCTGCACCACGGGCGGGTGCGAGCGGTGGCCCAGGGGGTGCAGCGCCCCGGTTCGCGCTCCCGGGGGCGCCTGCAGCCCTTCGCGCCGCTCTACCTCACCTGGACGGGGGGGGGCGAGCTCAAGCGCCTGCGCCTGATCGAGAGCCGCGGGTCCGCGGCGCTGCTGGCTGGCGAGGGGTTGCTCTGCGGGCTCTACGCCAACGAGCTGCTCACCCGCACCCTGCCGGTGGAGCTGCCGGTGGCCGAGGTGTTCGCCTTCTACACGGCGCTGCTCGAGGCCCTGCCCAGGCCGGATGCCCGCGCCGCGGGCCTGCGTCGCCTCGAGGTGGCGCTGCTCGAGGCCTTGGACGCCCTGCCGCGTTTCACCACCCCGGACGGCGGCGAACTGGACCCCCAGTCGCGCTATGTGCTGGATGCGGCCAGCCGTGCCTTTCGCCCCGGCAAGCCGGGCCTGGATGGGCGTACCCTGCGCCTGCTGGCGGCCGGGGACTGGGACGCCCCGGGGCTCGCGGGCCCCGCCAAGGCGGTCACCCGGGCGGCGCTGGCGCCGCTGCTGGGCGCACGCCCCTTGCGCTCCCGGGAGCTGATGGCCCAGCTTGCCCAGCGCCGCCGGGCTGGGTCACACTGA
- the era gene encoding GTPase Era has product MTQTCGFVAIVGRPNVGKSTLMNRILGQKISITSRRPQTTRHQVMGIKTEGEAQFIYVDTPGIHIMAKDRNKAINRFMNQAATQALRDVDCVVFIIDRTRWSDEDQIVLQRLEHVTAPVILAVNKVDRLQDKASLLPWLEEVGARRDFAAIVPISAKHGTNVPELEAEVARHLPESVHFFPEDQVTDKSQRFLAAELVREKVMRQLGDELPYQMTVEIEEFRDEGRVVHISALILVERQGQKKILIGENGERIKSIGREARLDMERAFGAKVMLNLWVKVKRGWSDDERALKSLGYNLD; this is encoded by the coding sequence ATGACCCAGACCTGCGGCTTCGTGGCCATCGTCGGTCGCCCCAACGTCGGCAAGTCGACGCTGATGAACCGGATCCTCGGCCAGAAGATCTCGATCACCTCGCGGCGTCCCCAGACCACCCGCCACCAGGTGATGGGGATCAAGACCGAAGGGGAGGCGCAGTTCATCTACGTCGATACCCCCGGCATCCATATCATGGCCAAGGATCGCAACAAGGCGATCAACCGCTTCATGAACCAGGCGGCGACCCAGGCCCTGCGCGATGTGGACTGCGTGGTGTTCATCATCGACCGCACCCGCTGGAGCGACGAGGACCAGATCGTGCTGCAGCGCCTCGAGCACGTCACGGCGCCGGTGATCCTCGCGGTCAACAAGGTCGACCGGCTGCAGGACAAGGCGAGCCTGCTGCCCTGGCTCGAGGAGGTCGGCGCCCGGCGCGACTTCGCCGCCATCGTGCCGATCTCCGCCAAGCACGGCACCAACGTGCCGGAGCTTGAGGCCGAGGTGGCCAGGCACCTGCCCGAGAGCGTGCATTTCTTCCCCGAGGATCAGGTCACCGACAAGAGCCAGCGCTTCCTGGCGGCGGAGCTGGTACGCGAGAAGGTGATGCGCCAGCTCGGCGACGAGCTGCCCTACCAGATGACCGTGGAGATCGAGGAGTTCCGCGACGAGGGGCGGGTGGTGCATATCAGTGCCCTGATCCTGGTGGAGCGCCAGGGGCAGAAGAAGATCCTGATCGGCGAGAACGGCGAGCGCATCAAGAGCATCGGCCGCGAGGCGCGCCTCGACATGGAGCGCGCCTTCGGTGCCAAGGTGATGCTCAACCTCTGGGTCAAGGTGAAGCGCGGCTGGTCTGACGACGAGCGGGCGCTGAAGAGCCTGGGCTACAACCTCGACTGA
- the rnc gene encoding ribonuclease III — translation MSNSLNAFSRRLGHAFRDPALLELAMTHRSVGGQNNERLEFLGDSIVNFVIAEALFRRFPDAREGQLSRLRARLVKGQTLAELAREMGFGEHLRLGSGEMKSGGHRRESILADAVEAVIGAIYLDAGMEAVRGRVLSWYAPRLESTSLQDTQKDPKTRLQEFLQSRQVPLPRYEVVNVEGEAHAQTFTVECHVEMLDQHTSGEGASRRHAEQQAAEKALALLEPVRANAQGARP, via the coding sequence GTGAGCAACTCCCTCAACGCCTTCAGCCGACGCCTCGGCCACGCCTTCAGGGATCCCGCCCTGCTGGAACTGGCCATGACCCACCGCAGCGTCGGCGGGCAGAACAACGAACGCCTCGAGTTCCTCGGCGATTCCATTGTCAACTTCGTGATCGCTGAGGCGCTGTTCCGGCGCTTCCCGGACGCCCGCGAAGGGCAGCTCTCGCGCCTGCGTGCGCGCCTGGTCAAGGGCCAGACCCTGGCCGAGCTGGCCCGCGAGATGGGCTTCGGCGAGCACCTGCGTCTCGGCTCCGGCGAGATGAAGAGCGGCGGCCATCGCCGCGAGTCGATCCTGGCCGATGCCGTGGAGGCGGTGATCGGCGCCATCTACCTGGATGCCGGCATGGAGGCGGTGCGCGGTCGCGTGCTCTCCTGGTATGCACCGCGGCTGGAGAGCACCAGCCTGCAGGATACCCAGAAGGATCCCAAGACGCGCCTGCAGGAGTTCCTGCAGTCCCGCCAGGTGCCGCTGCCCCGCTACGAGGTGGTCAACGTGGAGGGCGAGGCCCACGCCCAGACCTTCACCGTGGAGTGCCACGTGGAGATGCTCGATCAGCACACCTCCGGCGAGGGGGCCAGTCGGCGCCACGCCGAGCAGCAGGCCGCCGAGAAGGCCCTGGCCCTGCTGGAACCCGTCAGGGCCAACGCACAGGGAGCACGACCATGA
- the lepB gene encoding signal peptidase I — protein MDFSLLLVVAVAITGLIWLLDLAWWRPARRRAAANAEAGTTEGLDPVAREKVLKEPWPVDYSRSFFPVLLVVLVLRSFVVEPFQIPSGSMRPTLEVGDFILVNKFTYGLRLPVVHTRIVEFNEPARGDVMVFRFPNEPAVNFIKRVVGLPGDTVRYEGKQLYVNGEPVPKRLLEEGPAGAPGELLLAERLGGVEHRIYNNPRDPGPQMRELVVPEGHYFTLGDNRDHSNDSRYWGFVPEENIVGRAFAVWMHWDGGLPSFSSVRRIQ, from the coding sequence ATGGATTTCTCCCTGCTGCTGGTGGTGGCCGTGGCCATCACCGGCCTGATCTGGCTGCTTGATCTCGCCTGGTGGCGCCCCGCCCGTCGTCGCGCTGCGGCCAACGCCGAGGCCGGCACCACCGAGGGACTCGACCCCGTCGCCCGCGAGAAGGTGCTCAAGGAGCCCTGGCCGGTGGACTACTCGCGCTCCTTCTTCCCGGTGCTGCTGGTGGTGCTGGTGCTGCGCAGCTTCGTGGTGGAGCCCTTCCAGATCCCCTCGGGCTCCATGCGCCCGACCCTGGAGGTGGGCGATTTCATCCTGGTCAACAAGTTCACCTACGGCCTGCGCCTGCCGGTGGTGCACACCCGCATCGTCGAGTTCAACGAGCCGGCGCGCGGCGACGTCATGGTGTTTCGCTTCCCCAACGAGCCGGCGGTGAACTTCATCAAGCGGGTCGTCGGCCTGCCGGGCGATACGGTGCGCTACGAGGGCAAGCAGCTCTACGTGAACGGCGAGCCGGTGCCCAAGCGGCTGCTGGAGGAGGGCCCCGCCGGCGCGCCGGGCGAGCTGTTGCTGGCCGAGCGGCTGGGCGGTGTCGAACACCGGATCTACAATAACCCCCGAGACCCGGGCCCGCAGATGCGTGAGCTGGTGGTGCCGGAAGGCCACTACTTCACCCTGGGCGATAACCGCGACCACTCCAACGACAGCCGCTACTGGGGCTTCGTGCCGGAGGAGAACATCGTCGGCCGGGCGTTTGCGGTATGGATGCACTGGGACGGCGGCCTGCCCAGCTTCAGCAGCGTACGACGCATCCAGTGA
- the lepA gene encoding translation elongation factor 4, whose translation MSNSENRSKISHIRNFSIIAHIDHGKSTLADRLIQSCGGLSERELKEQVLDSMDLERERGITIKAQSVTLDYHAQDGNTYQLNFIDTPGHVDFSYEVSRSLYACEGALLVVDAAQGVEAQSVANCYTAIEQGLEVLPVLNKMDLPQADPDKVAHEIEEIIGLDATDACQVSAKSGLGIDALLERLVRDIPPPKGDPDAPLQALIIDSWFDNYLGVVSLVRIFDGTLKKGEKIRIKSTGRDWQANEVGIFTPLRRETGILRAGEVGFVVAGIKEIQGAPVGDTITHAKTPDVERLPGFQKVKPQVYAGMFPVSADDYEDFRDALEKLALNDASLEYEPENSDALGFGFRVGFLGTLHMEIIQERLEREYNLDLLTTAPTVVYELALKNGDVIYVSNPSKLPDMADVEEMREPIVRASILVPQEFVGNVIAECENRRGTQKDMQFLGSQIQLVYELPMSEVVMDFFDRLKSISRGYASLDYGFERFQAAKLVRLDVLINGDKVDALAVIIHRDHAHGRGRLLVEKMKELIPRQMFDVAIQAAIGGQVVARSTVKALRKNVTAKCYGGDVSRKKKLLEKQKAGKKRMKQVGRVEIPQDAFLAVLKVND comes from the coding sequence ATGTCTAACAGCGAAAACCGTAGCAAAATCAGTCATATACGGAACTTCTCGATCATCGCCCACATCGACCACGGCAAGTCGACCCTGGCCGACCGTCTGATCCAGAGCTGTGGCGGGCTGTCCGAGCGCGAGCTGAAGGAGCAGGTACTCGACTCCATGGACCTCGAGCGCGAGCGCGGCATCACCATCAAGGCCCAGTCGGTGACCCTGGACTACCACGCCCAGGACGGCAACACCTACCAGCTCAACTTCATCGATACCCCGGGGCACGTGGACTTCTCCTACGAGGTCTCGCGCTCTCTCTACGCCTGTGAAGGGGCGCTGCTGGTGGTGGACGCCGCCCAGGGCGTCGAGGCGCAGTCGGTGGCCAACTGCTACACCGCCATCGAGCAGGGGCTCGAGGTGCTGCCGGTGCTCAACAAGATGGACCTGCCCCAGGCAGACCCCGACAAGGTCGCCCACGAGATCGAGGAGATCATCGGGCTGGATGCCACCGATGCCTGCCAGGTCTCGGCCAAGAGCGGCCTGGGCATCGATGCCCTGCTGGAGCGTCTGGTGCGCGACATTCCGCCGCCCAAGGGGGACCCCGACGCCCCGCTGCAGGCGCTGATCATCGACTCCTGGTTCGACAACTACCTGGGCGTGGTCTCCCTGGTGCGGATCTTCGACGGCACCCTGAAGAAGGGCGAGAAGATCCGCATCAAGTCCACCGGCCGCGACTGGCAGGCCAACGAGGTGGGCATCTTCACCCCGCTGCGCCGCGAGACGGGGATCCTGCGTGCCGGCGAGGTGGGCTTCGTGGTGGCCGGCATCAAGGAGATCCAGGGCGCGCCGGTGGGGGATACCATCACTCACGCCAAGACGCCTGACGTCGAGCGCCTGCCCGGCTTCCAGAAGGTCAAGCCCCAGGTCTACGCCGGCATGTTCCCGGTCAGTGCCGACGACTACGAGGATTTCCGCGACGCCCTGGAGAAGCTGGCGCTCAACGACGCCTCCCTGGAGTACGAGCCCGAGAACTCCGACGCCCTGGGCTTCGGCTTCCGGGTCGGCTTCCTCGGCACCCTGCACATGGAGATCATCCAGGAGCGCCTCGAGCGCGAGTACAACCTGGACCTCTTGACCACGGCGCCCACGGTGGTCTACGAGCTGGCGCTGAAGAACGGCGACGTCATCTACGTTTCCAACCCCTCCAAGCTGCCCGACATGGCCGACGTGGAGGAGATGCGCGAGCCCATCGTGCGCGCCAGCATCCTGGTGCCCCAGGAGTTCGTCGGCAACGTCATCGCCGAGTGCGAGAATCGCCGCGGCACCCAGAAGGACATGCAGTTCCTCGGCAGCCAGATCCAGCTGGTCTACGAGCTGCCGATGTCCGAGGTGGTGATGGACTTCTTCGATCGCCTGAAGTCGATCTCCCGGGGCTATGCCTCCCTCGACTACGGCTTCGAGCGCTTCCAGGCGGCCAAGCTGGTGCGCCTGGACGTGCTGATCAATGGCGACAAGGTCGACGCCCTGGCGGTGATCATCCACCGCGACCACGCCCACGGCCGTGGCCGGCTGCTGGTCGAGAAGATGAAGGAGCTGATTCCGCGCCAGATGTTCGACGTGGCGATCCAGGCGGCCATCGGTGGCCAGGTGGTGGCCCGCTCCACGGTCAAGGCGCTGCGCAAAAACGTCACCGCGAAGTGCTACGGTGGCGACGTCAGCCGCAAGAAGAAGCTGCTCGAGAAGCAGAAGGCGGGCAAGAAGCGCATGAAGCAGGTCGGCCGGGTGGAGATTCCCCAGGACGCCTTCCTCGCCGTGCTCAAGGTCAATGACTGA
- a CDS encoding pilin has product MSTVKEMNELNRKTQRNREQGGFTLIELMIVVAIIGVLAAVAIPRYQDYVAKSQLTRAYSELSSLRTGLEDRLTRGLTEAQAGDLTVNDIGWTGSNMFTEIPAGEDSTQDPAVDNPLLKANADGSATIAGVLNGDVSSRLNNVAVELTRNADNATGNPGAWSCSISGIAEDDFDNLAPAACTRDAG; this is encoded by the coding sequence ATGAGCACGGTAAAAGAGATGAACGAGTTGAACAGAAAGACGCAGCGCAACAGGGAGCAGGGCGGTTTTACCCTGATCGAACTGATGATCGTGGTGGCGATTATCGGTGTTTTGGCAGCGGTTGCAATTCCGCGCTACCAAGATTACGTGGCCAAATCTCAGCTTACTCGAGCTTACAGTGAACTCTCTAGTCTTCGTACGGGATTAGAGGACAGGCTCACAAGAGGCCTAACTGAAGCTCAAGCAGGTGATCTGACTGTGAATGACATAGGTTGGACTGGTTCAAATATGTTTACTGAGATCCCCGCAGGGGAAGATTCTACGCAGGATCCTGCTGTTGACAATCCATTGCTGAAAGCTAACGCTGATGGGTCGGCTACAATTGCTGGGGTGTTGAATGGCGATGTCTCTTCCAGGTTGAATAATGTTGCTGTGGAATTGACAAGAAATGCTGACAATGCTACCGGTAATCCTGGTGCTTGGAGTTGTTCAATTAGCGGAATTGCTGAAGACGATTTTGATAATTTGGCCCCGGCGGCATGTACCAGAGATGCTGGATGA
- a CDS encoding type I-E CRISPR-associated protein Cas6/Cse3/CasE: MIVHYHEAMAMVPQATPTRGHLSLDDHHRTAWRLFSQGATELQDGDPRPFLFRVQPHPSLPMDVYLIRSPMAFDGAKARSSLRSVDLSEGAELTLSWLHLPSRSRLLASPQQGRAAGKPRGQRYQPGIEEWPENCRDKIHRHGWAACGEIAVHRHGVFRLPGKGERLIGVAHCQARLRVTDPMLAAEAWLKGVSRKRGYGLGLLMPVTHGGDA; this comes from the coding sequence GTGATCGTTCATTACCATGAGGCTATGGCCATGGTGCCCCAGGCCACGCCCACCCGGGGCCACCTGAGCCTGGACGATCACCACAGGACCGCCTGGCGGCTCTTCAGCCAGGGTGCCACTGAGCTTCAGGACGGCGACCCACGCCCCTTCCTGTTTCGCGTGCAGCCGCACCCCAGCCTGCCCATGGATGTCTACCTGATTCGCTCCCCTATGGCGTTCGACGGGGCCAAGGCCAGATCTTCGCTACGCAGCGTGGACCTGAGCGAGGGTGCGGAGCTGACGCTCTCCTGGCTACACCTGCCCTCCCGCAGCCGGCTGCTGGCCTCGCCCCAGCAGGGCCGCGCCGCCGGCAAGCCCCGGGGCCAGCGTTACCAGCCCGGTATCGAAGAGTGGCCAGAGAATTGCCGCGACAAGATACACCGCCACGGCTGGGCGGCATGCGGAGAGATCGCGGTGCATCGGCATGGCGTCTTCCGCCTGCCGGGCAAAGGGGAGCGCCTGATCGGCGTGGCCCACTGCCAGGCGCGGCTGCGCGTCACCGACCCGATGCTGGCCGCCGAGGCGTGGCTCAAGGGAGTCTCACGCAAGCGCGGCTATGGCCTGGGGCTCCTGATGCCGGTGACGCATGGCGGTGACGCATGA